The Coregonus clupeaformis isolate EN_2021a unplaced genomic scaffold, ASM2061545v1 scaf3649, whole genome shotgun sequence genome includes a window with the following:
- the LOC123490314 gene encoding general transcription factor 3C polypeptide 1-like — MEVRAHKASHTKYLMMRGYCVPGIVNLRNLNTNDSIVVESCTMRLQLRHTPGHTLFITQDSPPLDFSRQGTSLLPSLLTHSLSAHPPSSPSPSSSPLPSSPSSSVEGCEGRLVTQRGYNPEDIGAVAELRATLERHGAFGLDRQDLVTSHTPGRAQRRAY; from the exons ATGGAGGTGAGGGCTCACAAGGCGTCCCACACCAAGTACCTGATGATGCGTGGATACTGCGTTCCCGGGATCGTCAACCTCCGAAACCTCAACACCAACGATAGTATCGTGGTGGAGTCCTGCACCATGAGGCTGCAGCTACgccacacacctggacacacactgttTATTACCCAGG actCTCCTCCCCTAGACTTCTCCAGACAGggtacctctctcctcccctccttacTCACCCATTCCCTCAGTgcccatcccccctcctccccttctccctcctcctcccccctcccctcctccccctcctcctctgtagAGGGGTGTGAGGGGCGTCTGGTGACTCAGAGAGGGTATAACCCAGAGGACATTGGGGCTGTGGCAGAGCTCAGAGCAACGCTGGAGAGACACGGAGCCTTCGGATTGGACAGACAGGACCTGGTGACATCACA